From one Haloferax marinisediminis genomic stretch:
- a CDS encoding MTH1187 family thiamine-binding protein, with the protein MTVIAMLSVAPVTEGSMSGEVAKAVAALDDFDVSYETNPMGTIVEAADIDELLAAVAAAHKAVDGDRVSTFLKIDDKRTVDQRAADKVSAVEEHLGRPAKRDHE; encoded by the coding sequence ATGACAGTCATCGCGATGTTGAGTGTCGCACCAGTTACCGAAGGGAGCATGTCCGGCGAAGTCGCCAAGGCGGTCGCCGCACTCGACGACTTCGACGTCTCCTACGAGACGAACCCGATGGGAACTATCGTCGAGGCGGCCGATATCGACGAACTGCTCGCGGCGGTGGCGGCGGCTCACAAGGCGGTCGACGGTGACCGAGTGAGCACGTTCCTGAAGATAGACGACAAACGAACGGTCGACCAGCGGGCCGCGGACAAGGTCTCGGCCGTCGAAGAACACCTCGGACGCCCGGCCAAACGCGACCACGAGTAA
- the mch gene encoding methenyltetrahydromethanopterin cyclohydrolase codes for MESINRMAIELVDEALDFADELGIEGYELDSGATVIDFGVDADGGVEAGMLLAEIQTAGLATVQTRMGDVAGTPRPTVELSTDRPALALLCSQKAGWELVFDDFDGLGSGPARALVGEEEEFHHLGYYDEFDLTALTVESINLPTDEVAEHVADMCGVEPSAVFLPTYATGSLAGSVTGAARTAELAMFNLFEAGYEPSSVISASGSAPLAPVSFDEGVAMSRTNDAVAYGGKVHLTVAEDFDDFDRAISTAGEEYGVPFEQLFEDAEWDFGEVDPGVFGPAQATIDVVDGPTYTFGETDEDVLAESFGL; via the coding sequence ATGGAAAGCATCAATCGAATGGCCATCGAACTGGTCGACGAGGCGCTCGATTTCGCCGACGAACTCGGCATCGAGGGCTACGAACTCGACTCCGGTGCGACGGTCATCGACTTCGGCGTCGACGCCGACGGCGGTGTCGAAGCGGGGATGCTCCTCGCTGAGATTCAGACCGCCGGCCTCGCGACGGTGCAGACACGAATGGGCGACGTTGCGGGCACGCCACGCCCAACCGTCGAACTCTCGACGGACCGCCCCGCACTCGCACTCCTCTGTTCACAGAAAGCAGGGTGGGAACTCGTCTTCGACGACTTCGACGGACTCGGGTCGGGTCCCGCCCGCGCGCTCGTCGGTGAGGAAGAAGAGTTCCACCACCTCGGCTACTACGACGAGTTCGACCTGACGGCGCTCACCGTCGAGAGCATCAACCTGCCGACCGACGAGGTTGCAGAACACGTCGCTGACATGTGCGGTGTCGAACCCAGTGCCGTCTTCTTGCCGACGTACGCGACCGGTTCGCTCGCAGGGAGCGTCACGGGCGCGGCCCGGACGGCGGAACTCGCGATGTTCAACCTGTTCGAAGCAGGGTACGAACCGTCGAGTGTCATCTCGGCCAGCGGGTCGGCCCCGCTGGCACCGGTCAGTTTCGACGAAGGTGTCGCCATGAGTCGAACGAACGACGCCGTCGCCTACGGTGGGAAGGTTCACTTGACCGTCGCCGAGGACTTCGACGACTTCGACCGCGCCATCTCGACGGCCGGCGAAGAGTACGGCGTCCCGTTCGAGCAACTGTTCGAAGACGCCGAGTGGGACTTCGGCGAGGTCGACCCCGGCGTGTTCGGTCCGGCACAGGCGACCATCGACGTGGTGGACGGCCCCACCTACACCTTCGGTGAGACGGACGAGGACGTCCTCGCCGAATCGTTCGGACTGTGA
- a CDS encoding GTPBP1 family GTP-binding protein: MSADRALLNEALERGEEEGGNVEFKERLTRAVHLSDGRMESLAAQLRHRVLSGDGVATYVVGVTDDGGIAGISPADFSETMDVLSLLAEEAGAHIEDVETWGVGETAERGLVGVATIREGAMLDVDDDHIVVGTAGHVDHGKSTLVGSLVTGQADNGNGWTRAFLDVQPHEIERGLSADLSYAVYGFSDDGPVHMRNPHRKSDRAQIVQDADRLVSFVDTVGHEPWLRTTIRGLVGQRLDYGLLVVAADDGPTRTTREHLGILLAMELPTIVAITKTDAVSAERLDEVEREVERLLRGVGRTPLSVERHGVEAAVDEISESVVPIVLTSAVEMDGIDELDHMFESLPKRSAAEGDFKMYIDRTYSVTGVGAVASGTVNSGAVEAGDALLLGPMADGSFKEVEVRSIEMHYHRVDRANAGRIVGIALKGVSESEIERGMVLLPIDAEPTAVREFEAEVMVLNHPTRIREGYEPVVHLETASEAAVFYPEGGQLLPGDTGKTRVEFKFRPYFVEEGQRFVFREGRSKGVGTVTSVE, translated from the coding sequence ATGAGCGCTGACCGGGCTCTCCTCAACGAGGCCCTCGAGCGCGGTGAGGAAGAAGGCGGGAACGTCGAGTTCAAAGAACGCCTCACTCGCGCCGTTCACCTGTCCGACGGTCGGATGGAGTCGCTTGCGGCCCAACTCCGACACAGAGTGCTCTCTGGTGATGGAGTGGCGACCTACGTCGTCGGTGTCACCGATGACGGCGGTATCGCCGGTATCTCGCCGGCCGACTTCTCCGAGACCATGGACGTCCTCTCGTTACTCGCCGAAGAGGCGGGCGCACACATCGAAGACGTCGAGACGTGGGGCGTCGGCGAAACGGCAGAACGCGGGCTCGTCGGTGTCGCAACCATCCGCGAAGGGGCGATGCTGGACGTCGACGACGACCACATCGTCGTCGGGACCGCTGGTCACGTCGACCACGGGAAGTCCACGCTCGTTGGCTCACTCGTAACCGGTCAAGCAGACAACGGGAACGGCTGGACGCGGGCGTTCCTCGACGTGCAACCGCACGAAATCGAGCGCGGCCTGTCGGCAGACCTCTCGTACGCAGTGTACGGATTCTCCGACGATGGCCCGGTCCACATGCGAAATCCGCACCGCAAATCTGACCGCGCACAGATCGTCCAGGATGCCGACCGACTGGTCTCGTTCGTCGATACCGTCGGCCACGAACCGTGGCTTCGGACGACGATTCGCGGCCTCGTCGGGCAACGACTCGACTACGGCCTCCTCGTCGTCGCCGCCGACGACGGACCGACCCGGACGACCCGCGAACACCTCGGCATCCTCCTCGCGATGGAACTGCCGACAATCGTCGCCATCACGAAGACAGACGCCGTCTCAGCAGAGCGACTCGACGAGGTCGAACGCGAGGTCGAACGACTCCTTCGCGGTGTGGGCCGAACCCCACTCAGCGTCGAACGCCACGGCGTCGAGGCCGCGGTCGACGAGATTAGCGAGTCGGTGGTCCCAATCGTCCTGACGAGCGCCGTCGAGATGGACGGTATCGACGAACTCGACCACATGTTCGAGTCGCTCCCGAAGCGAAGCGCCGCAGAGGGTGACTTCAAGATGTACATCGACCGGACGTACTCGGTCACTGGCGTCGGCGCCGTCGCGTCCGGAACGGTCAACTCTGGCGCGGTCGAAGCGGGAGACGCACTCCTCTTGGGTCCGATGGCAGACGGGTCGTTCAAAGAAGTCGAAGTTCGGTCCATCGAGATGCACTACCACCGTGTCGACCGGGCGAACGCCGGACGCATCGTCGGAATCGCCCTCAAAGGCGTCAGTGAGTCAGAAATCGAACGTGGAATGGTGTTGCTCCCAATCGACGCCGAACCCACTGCAGTCCGCGAGTTCGAAGCCGAAGTGATGGTGCTCAACCACCCGACGCGCATCCGTGAGGGGTACGAACCGGTCGTCCACCTCGAAACCGCCTCTGAAGCGGCTGTCTTCTACCCAGAGGGTGGACAACTCCTCCCGGGCGATACGGGGAAGACTCGCGTCGAGTTCAAATTCCGGCCGTACTTCGTCGAAGAAGGCCAGCGATTCGTCTTCCGCGAAGGCCGGTCGAAAGGCGTCGGGACCGTGACCAGCGTCGAGTAA
- a CDS encoding J domain-containing protein: protein MDRDRLVMGLAAVFAGITMLIVVLAFVYQPFLLVMAIPFGATTYFMYSHVSGRLEERFRRTRVRAGAGGVGFQSERRRASRQTTGGFGAGPRGDPRQGPGAGRFRDVGGRTGYQNRSQRVRPPRNPVSRQEALRTLGLDDGASPEEVKQAYRERVKETHPDSKNGDQEAFKRVSRAYERLSE, encoded by the coding sequence GTGGACCGGGACCGACTCGTCATGGGTCTCGCGGCCGTGTTCGCGGGAATCACCATGCTCATCGTGGTGTTGGCGTTCGTCTACCAGCCGTTTTTGCTGGTCATGGCCATCCCGTTCGGTGCGACGACGTACTTCATGTATTCGCACGTCAGCGGCCGCCTCGAAGAGCGCTTCCGCCGAACCCGCGTCCGAGCAGGTGCCGGCGGCGTCGGGTTTCAGTCGGAACGCCGACGCGCGAGTCGACAAACGACTGGCGGATTCGGCGCTGGCCCGCGCGGCGACCCGCGTCAGGGACCGGGCGCTGGACGGTTCAGGGATGTCGGAGGCCGAACTGGCTACCAAAACCGTTCTCAACGCGTTCGCCCACCCCGAAACCCCGTGAGCAGACAGGAGGCGCTCCGAACCCTCGGACTCGACGACGGTGCCTCTCCCGAGGAAGTGAAACAGGCGTACCGAGAGCGCGTCAAAGAGACGCATCCCGATTCGAAGAACGGGGACCAAGAGGCGTTCAAACGAGTCTCTCGGGCGTACGAACGCCTGTCTGAGTAA
- the pyrF gene encoding orotidine-5'-phosphate decarboxylase, giving the protein MGFFDDLHDRIEKVNSVVSVGLDADIDRIPEHLLDKDLPRWAFNRRIIDATHEHAAAYKPNAAFYEDADGWRSLRETIAYAHGKGVPVLLDAKRADIGNTTRKYANLLDEADAITVNPYMGRDSIQPFLDRADKGVFVLCRTSNPGGSDLQSLELASGEPLYERVAALCDLWNEHGNVGLVVGATGPDELEHIREQVPDLPFLVPGVGAQGGDAEAAVEFGLADGVGLVNSSRGIIFAGEDQGEHFDKAAGQAAKRLKNRLNQFR; this is encoded by the coding sequence ATGGGCTTCTTCGACGACCTCCACGACCGCATCGAGAAGGTGAACAGCGTCGTCTCCGTCGGCCTCGACGCCGACATCGACCGCATCCCCGAACACCTCCTCGACAAGGACCTCCCACGCTGGGCGTTCAACCGCCGTATCATCGACGCGACGCACGAACACGCGGCGGCCTACAAGCCGAACGCGGCGTTCTACGAGGACGCCGACGGGTGGCGGTCGCTCCGAGAGACCATCGCCTACGCCCACGGAAAGGGCGTGCCAGTCCTCCTCGACGCCAAGCGCGCCGACATCGGCAACACGACCCGAAAGTACGCGAATCTGCTGGACGAGGCGGACGCCATCACCGTCAATCCCTACATGGGACGTGACTCGATTCAACCGTTCCTCGACCGAGCGGACAAGGGCGTGTTCGTGCTCTGCCGAACCTCGAACCCCGGTGGGTCCGACCTCCAGTCACTCGAACTCGCCTCGGGCGAACCGCTCTACGAACGGGTTGCGGCGCTTTGCGACCTCTGGAACGAACACGGAAACGTCGGCCTCGTCGTCGGCGCAACGGGTCCCGACGAGTTAGAACACATCCGCGAACAGGTTCCGGACCTGCCGTTTCTCGTCCCCGGTGTCGGTGCACAGGGCGGTGACGCCGAAGCAGCAGTCGAGTTCGGACTCGCCGACGGTGTCGGCCTCGTGAACTCTTCTCGGGGGATTATCTTCGCTGGAGAGGACCAGGGCGAACACTTCGACAAGGCTGCCGGTCAAGCGGCGAAGCGTCTCAAGAACCGCCTGAATCAGTTCCGCTGA
- a CDS encoding MFS transporter, which yields METGLRSPVAKYYAYKATEFVSFTAAIWILFVRSQGLSFAAVGALNSIWWLALVASEIPTGYVGDRLGRRTAMVVGTAIIAVSTVAMGLSSTFLQFAVVYATWAVGQTFRSGSDDAWLYDLLGETDETQEFASVRGRATGVGLAIGAVTTLAGGVIADATNYSVPFFATAVVTALGIPILLSVPETGTTGSDFTPQKAIRVIREKLTRPPLRGFVVYFALLFGVVNMAYIFDQPIVRDVALGLGVPPSASNTAVSASYAVFSLAAAAASYRAGWIRDRIGIRRWFLFAPVLVALAFGSLPLFGPLAFPAFIVTRAITNASVVLGNQYVNDRVDSVGRATVLSAAGMVLSLAVVPFELAGGVVADVVSPAGALAAFGVILLLGSGALWAVERPV from the coding sequence ATGGAGACGGGTCTCCGCTCGCCGGTTGCGAAGTATTACGCCTACAAGGCGACCGAGTTCGTCTCGTTTACGGCAGCCATCTGGATTCTGTTCGTCCGGTCGCAGGGTCTCTCGTTCGCGGCGGTCGGCGCACTCAACAGCATCTGGTGGCTTGCACTCGTCGCCAGCGAGATTCCGACGGGGTACGTCGGCGACCGACTCGGACGACGCACTGCGATGGTAGTCGGGACGGCCATCATCGCCGTTTCGACCGTCGCCATGGGCCTCTCGTCTACGTTTCTCCAGTTCGCCGTCGTCTACGCGACGTGGGCAGTTGGACAGACGTTCCGCTCCGGAAGCGACGACGCGTGGCTCTACGACCTGCTGGGCGAGACCGACGAGACACAGGAGTTCGCGAGCGTTCGTGGCCGGGCGACTGGCGTCGGCCTCGCAATCGGCGCGGTGACGACACTCGCAGGCGGCGTCATCGCCGACGCCACGAACTACTCGGTGCCGTTCTTCGCCACCGCAGTCGTGACGGCACTCGGCATTCCGATTCTCCTCTCGGTTCCCGAGACCGGGACGACCGGAAGCGACTTCACCCCGCAGAAGGCGATTCGCGTCATTCGAGAGAAGTTGACTCGGCCGCCACTTCGGGGGTTCGTCGTCTACTTCGCACTCCTGTTCGGCGTCGTCAACATGGCGTACATCTTCGACCAGCCAATCGTCCGCGACGTGGCGCTCGGCCTCGGGGTTCCACCCTCGGCGTCGAACACTGCAGTCAGCGCCTCCTACGCCGTCTTCTCACTCGCTGCGGCGGCAGCGAGTTACCGAGCTGGCTGGATTCGCGACCGAATCGGGATTCGACGGTGGTTTCTCTTCGCACCCGTCCTCGTCGCGCTCGCGTTCGGGTCACTCCCCCTGTTCGGCCCACTGGCCTTCCCCGCGTTCATTGTCACCCGTGCCATCACCAACGCCTCTGTCGTCCTCGGGAATCAGTACGTCAACGACCGGGTGGATTCGGTCGGCCGAGCGACGGTGCTCTCGGCCGCTGGCATGGTCTTGTCGCTCGCCGTCGTTCCGTTCGAACTCGCCGGCGGCGTCGTCGCCGACGTGGTCTCACCGGCCGGCGCGCTCGCTGCGTTCGGTGTGATTTTGCTGCTCGGGTCGGGGGCGCTGTGGGCAGTCGAACGGCCAGTGTAG